The Pleuronectes platessa chromosome 13, fPlePla1.1, whole genome shotgun sequence genome includes a window with the following:
- the LOC128454404 gene encoding SUN domain-containing ossification factor isoform X3: MKMRPLLWRVLSVWLCVAVLSRYPSCYVGCTESPQEAQRTMSPQDVSSEEELEENTPHEKVEASWVLPAQSLSDNELLLEDNHKNEEQTTQNMDKKEQDTEALELQVPSVEAETEAVKEMSQSEQEPEPNSENPNHDTSVVQEHDSPALLPSSDPVSGFSAELNDNPSIINLQDIVTESVSEDESDEAAPDVVESELPPADCEEEKNPFENDSSPPIVLENTSNVHTAGTKTHTDPPLTPSVGDSTQPLEVNTSHVDLSSPVTTETDPSVSSKDPEDIPTFDEWKRKMMEVEKEKTLSTHPSNNVGSQTLKKAQKNFNNYASVECGAKLLGANPEAKSTSAILKENMDLYMLNPCSNKIWFIIELCEPIQVKQLDIANFELFSSTPKDFLVSISDRYPTNKWLKLGTFHARDERTVQSFPLDEHLYAKYVKMFTKYIKVELVSHFGSEHFCPLSLIRVFGTSMVEEYEEIADPTERPDDQDDDLDYPSGYASGEVKLSKNLIGSAKDVILNMVNNIAVNVLGGGPEMQVNISSQDGNMTEPSAQIETTSETASTDPTSVPDSKEAVILPDPGISETGAPSSETPEPETSDTETGQQEPPLVEETIIIPLEKDEEEHISSSIILLEKEEEDLDGGKEKHMDNHKRQDNQIYCALLPPFSSSCSCTSSLQEYLLWQCSALLSKKRKCQTTDRKQRIPSTTPSWHLPLSPTACPEPQLHHTEVHQLHKKEHASVQEPESRASPSAAPQPQGDTIESHKEPVSEPPLLEPSQTSSLPKPSATDSSATKPTPIVETPQPPPEETVVEQRPEKSLDVFAADYTEPSVPLSSAIYVKPSVSATVDNVSVEPTEEKPDVDVSELELNTPVQIPDKTDHPQLIPPTTSVHLEHQPDPPTVPQITTTSTEPPHPAPDPVTELEPSGGPAVITENKMEDLTDDISTSSGGNLPHPSPASPSLSDIYAETSNDPEQNSNLMHGSSQKESVFMRLNNRIKALEMNMSLSGRYLEQLSQRYRKQMEEMQKAFNKTIIKLQNTSRIAEEQDLRQTESIQLLQGQLENVTQLVLNLSDRVSQLHNEVSDRQNYLLLSLALCVCLGLLLCANICRISTIPPFTEPEPPIPKSYTYCCPERQFSSCDETGLKRRASYPLIHSESFQLDSTEGPEMLNAEETLCQANRKRRRRKMKPVEEVETLKPSIHAASELSNGAVLCNGVPITTNPKPFTKRFLQPLFRDSLSEGSSEGSSHSDDPSFCGITTACSRICDGLPQPKTRAEKRALRRRRPKPGCKVVDLLQVPQRDRREPLPISTIEDLMNRKTEQSSGTFGVNVALSGPV, encoded by the exons ATGAAGATGAGACCTCTGTTGTGGCGAGTGCTGTCAGTGTGGCTCTGTGTCGCTGTGCTCTCCCG GTACCCTAGTTGCTATGTTGGTTGCACAGAGTCGCCCCAAGAGGCCCAGAGGACCATGTCCCCACAGGACGTCAGTTcggaggaagagctggaggagaacacTCCTCATGAAAAG gTTGAGGCGAGTTGGGTCTTGCCTGCCCAGTCCTTGTCTGACAATGAGCTGCTGTTAGAAGATAATCATAAAAACGAGGAGCAGACAACACAGAACATGGACAAAAAAGAACAAGATACAGAG GCCTTGGAATTGCAAGTGCCCAGTGTTGAGGCAGAAACGGAGGCAGTCAAGGAAATGTCGCAATCAGAGCAAGAACCTGAGCCAAACTCAGAAAATCCAAATCATGACACCTCTGTCGTTCAAGAGCATGATTCACCTGCTCTGCTTCCATCATCTGACCCTGTCTCTGGTTTTTCTGCTGAGCTTAATGACAATCCCAGCATCATCAACCTTCAAGACATTGTCACAGAAAG TGTTTCAGAGGATGAATCTGATGAAGCTGCACCTGATGTTGTTGAATCTGAGCTGCCTCCTGCTGactgtgaagaagaaaaaaatccgtTTGAGAATGACAG CAGTCCGCCGATTGTTCTGGAGAACACTTCCAATGTTCACACTGCAGGTACTAAAACCCACACTGACCCTCCTCTGACTCCTTCAGTCGGAGACAGCACGCAGCCTCTGGAAGTCAACACATCACATGTG GACCTGAGCTCCCCTGTCACCACAGAAACGGATCCCAGTGTGAGCAGCAAGGACCCCGAGGACATCCCCACTTTTGATGAGTGGAAGAGAAAGAtgatggaggtggagaaagagaaga cCCTGTCTACTCACCCCTCTAACAATGTTGGTTCTCAGACACTGAAGAAGGCCCAGAAGAACTTTAATAACTATGCCTCAGTGGAATGTGGAGCCAAGCTCCTTGGTGCTAACCCAGAAGCTAAG AGTACTTCAGCGATATTGAAGGAAAACATGGACTTGTACATGTTAAACCCCTGTAGTAACAAGATCTG GTTCATCATTGAGCTCTGTGAGCCCATCCAGGTGAAGCAGCTGGACATCGCAAACTTTGAACTCTTTTCCTCTACTCCCAAAGACTTCCTGGTCTCCATTAGTGATAG ATACCCAACAAATAAGTGGTTAAAACTGGGAACCTTTCACGCCAGGGATGAGCGCACAGTCCAGAGCTTCCCATTAGATGAGCATCTCTATGCTAAATATGTGAAG ATGTTCACCAAGTACATAAAG GTAGAGTTGGTCTCTCACTTTGGCTCTGAACATTTCTGTCCCCTCAGTCTCATAAG GGTGTTTGGGACGAGCATGGTAGAAGAATACGAGGAGATAGCTGATCCCACAGAAAGACCAGACGATCAGGATGATGACCTCG ATTACCCATCTGGATACGCATCCGGTGAAGTTAAGTTATCCAAGAATCTGATTGGATCAGCAAAAG ATGTCATTCTGAACATGGTCAATAACATTGCTGTCAATGTTCTCGGTGGAGGACCAGAGATGCAAG TCAATATATCATCCCAGGACGGGAACATGACTGAGCCGTCAGCCCAGATTGAAACCACTTCTGAAACTGCCTCTACAGATCCTACTTCAGT TCCAGACTCTAAAGAGGCAGTTATTTTACCAGACCCCGGTATCTCTGAAACTGGAGCCCCTTCGTCAGAGACCCCTGAGCCAGAGACATCTGATACTGAAACCGGCCAACAAGAGCCCCCACTAGTGGAGGAAACAATTATTATACCTTTagagaaagatgaagaagaacataTCAGCTCTTCAATCATCCTTctggaaaaggaggaagaggacttggatggaggaaaagaaaaacacatggacAATCACAAGCGACAAGATAATCAGATTTACTGCGCACTACTTCCtccattttcttcttcatgCTCTTGCACAAGTTCCTTACAGGAATACCTCCTTTGGCAGTGTTCAGCTCTGCTGTCCAAAAAGAGGAAATGCCAAACAACGGATAGAAAGCAAAGGATTCCTTCTACAACACCCTCCTGGCACCTACCCCTGTCCCCTACTGCCTGCCCTGAGCCTCAGCTGCACCACACAGAGGTACATCAGCTCCATAAAAAGGAACATGCTTCAGTGCAGGAGCCAGAGAGCAGAGCCAGCCCATCAGCAGCCCCTCAGCCTCAGGGGGACACAATAGAATCTCATAAAGAGCCTGTGTCTGAACCTCCTTTGCTGGAACCCAGTCAAACGTCGAGCCTCCCCAAACCCAGTGCCACCGATTCATCTGCCACCAAACCGACTCCTATTGTGGAGACACCACAGCCGCCTCCTGAGGAAACGGTGGTGGAGCAAAGGCCAGAAAAGAGCCTGGATGTATTCGCTGCAGACTACACTGAGCCATCAGTCCCTCTCAGTAGCGCCATCTATGTGAAGCCCAGTGTCAGTGCAACAGTGGACAATGTCTCAGTGGAGCCAACTGAGGAAAAGCCTGATGTTGATGTTTCTGAGTTGGAATTAAATACCCCTGTCCAAATCCCAGACAAAACAGATCATCCTCAGTTGATACCTCCTACCACCTCCGTTCATTTAGAACATCAGCCTGACCCACCAACTGTACCTCAAATTACCACCACATCCACAGAGCCGCCCCACCCTGCTCCAGACCCTGTCACAGAACTTGAGCCCTCTGGTGGCCCTGCAGTCATCACTGAGAATAAAATGGAGGATCTCACAGACGACATCTCTACATCATCAGGTGGTAACCTGCCTCATCCCTCACCTGCCTCACCATCCCTCTCGGACATCTATGCAGAGACGTCAAATGACCCAGAGCAGAACAGCAACCTGATGCACGGCTCCAGCCAGAAGGAGTCTGTGTTCATGAGACTCAACAACCGCATCAAGGCCCTGGAGATGAATATGTCGCTCAGCGGACGCTACCTGGAGCAGCTAAGTCAGAG GTATCGTAAGCAGATGGAGGAGATGCAGAAAGCTTTCAACAAAACCATCATAAAACTCCAGAACACCTCAAGAATAGCAGAAGAACAG GACCTGCGTCAGACTGAGTCCATTCAGTTGCTGCAGGGCCAGCTGGAGAATGTGACTCAGCTGGTTCTCAACCTGTCCGACAGAGTGAGCCAGCTGCACAATGAG GTGTCTGACAGGCAGAACTACCTGCTGCTGTCTctggcgctgtgtgtgtgtctcggccTGTTGCTGTGTGCAAACATCTGCCGCATCTCTACGATTCCACCATTCACAGAACCAGAGCCTCCCATACCCAAGAGCTACACCTACTGCTGCCCTGAAAG ACAGTTCTCCTCCTGTGATGAGACGGGCTTGAAGAGGAGAGCATCCTATCCATTGATACACTCTGAGTCATTCCAGTTAGACTCTACTGAAG GCCCTGAGATGCTAAACGCCGAGGAGACACTTTGTCAAGCTAACAGAAAG AGGAGACGTCGTAAGATGAAGCCCGTTGAAGAAGTGGAGACTCTGAAACCCTCCATCCATGCTGCTTCAGAACTGAGTAATGGAGCTGTTTTGTGTAACGGTGTGCCGATCACAACAAACCCCAAACCGTTTACAAAAAGATTCCTCCAGCCTCTCTTTAGAGACTCATTGTCAGAGGGGAGCTCAGAGGGATCCTCACATTCAGACGACCCTTCCTTCTGTGGCATCACCACAGCCTGCTCTCGAATCTGCGACGGCCTCCCTCAGCCCAAGACCCGAGCAGAGAAACGGGCATTGAGACGCCGGCGTCCCAAGCCCGGCTGCAAGGTGGTGGACTTGCTTCAAGTCccacagagagacaggagggaACCGTTGCCCATCTCTACCATAGAGGACCTCATGAACAGGAAAACAGAGCAAAGCTCTGGGACGTTTGGAGTGAACGTTGCCCTCTCAGGTCCTGTctga
- the LOC128454404 gene encoding SUN domain-containing ossification factor isoform X4 codes for MKMRPLLWRVLSVWLCVAVLSRYPSCYVGCTESPQEAQRTMSPQDVSSEEELEENTPHEKVEASWVLPAQSLSDNELLLEDNHKNEEQTTQNMDKKEQDTEALELQVPSVEAETEAVKEMSQSEQEPEPNSENPNHDTSVVQEHDSPALLPSSDPVSGFSAELNDNPSIINLQDIVTESVSEDESDEAAPDVVESELPPADCEEEKNPFENDSSPPIVLENTSNVHTAGTKTHTDPPLTPSVGDSTQPLEVNTSHVVSEQDLSSPVTTETDPSVSSKDPEDIPTFDEWKRKMMEVEKEKTLSTHPSNNVGSQTLKKAQKNFNNYASVECGAKLLGANPEAKSTSAILKENMDLYMLNPCSNKIWFIIELCEPIQVKQLDIANFELFSSTPKDFLVSISDRYPTNKWLKLGTFHARDERTVQSFPLDEHLYAKYVKVELVSHFGSEHFCPLSLIRVFGTSMVEEYEEIADPTERPDDQDDDLDYPSGYASGEVKLSKNLIGSAKDVILNMVNNIAVNVLGGGPEMQVNISSQDGNMTEPSAQIETTSETASTDPTSVPDSKEAVILPDPGISETGAPSSETPEPETSDTETGQQEPPLVEETIIIPLEKDEEEHISSSIILLEKEEEDLDGGKEKHMDNHKRQDNQIYCALLPPFSSSCSCTSSLQEYLLWQCSALLSKKRKCQTTDRKQRIPSTTPSWHLPLSPTACPEPQLHHTEVHQLHKKEHASVQEPESRASPSAAPQPQGDTIESHKEPVSEPPLLEPSQTSSLPKPSATDSSATKPTPIVETPQPPPEETVVEQRPEKSLDVFAADYTEPSVPLSSAIYVKPSVSATVDNVSVEPTEEKPDVDVSELELNTPVQIPDKTDHPQLIPPTTSVHLEHQPDPPTVPQITTTSTEPPHPAPDPVTELEPSGGPAVITENKMEDLTDDISTSSGGNLPHPSPASPSLSDIYAETSNDPEQNSNLMHGSSQKESVFMRLNNRIKALEMNMSLSGRYLEQLSQRYRKQMEEMQKAFNKTIIKLQNTSRIAEEQDLRQTESIQLLQGQLENVTQLVLNLSDRVSQLHNEVSDRQNYLLLSLALCVCLGLLLCANICRISTIPPFTEPEPPIPKSYTYCCPERQFSSCDETGLKRRASYPLIHSESFQLDSTEGPEMLNAEETLCQANRKRRRRKMKPVEEVETLKPSIHAASELSNGAVLCNGVPITTNPKPFTKRFLQPLFRDSLSEGSSEGSSHSDDPSFCGITTACSRICDGLPQPKTRAEKRALRRRRPKPGCKVVDLLQVPQRDRREPLPISTIEDLMNRKTEQSSGTFGVNVALSGPV; via the exons ATGAAGATGAGACCTCTGTTGTGGCGAGTGCTGTCAGTGTGGCTCTGTGTCGCTGTGCTCTCCCG GTACCCTAGTTGCTATGTTGGTTGCACAGAGTCGCCCCAAGAGGCCCAGAGGACCATGTCCCCACAGGACGTCAGTTcggaggaagagctggaggagaacacTCCTCATGAAAAG gTTGAGGCGAGTTGGGTCTTGCCTGCCCAGTCCTTGTCTGACAATGAGCTGCTGTTAGAAGATAATCATAAAAACGAGGAGCAGACAACACAGAACATGGACAAAAAAGAACAAGATACAGAG GCCTTGGAATTGCAAGTGCCCAGTGTTGAGGCAGAAACGGAGGCAGTCAAGGAAATGTCGCAATCAGAGCAAGAACCTGAGCCAAACTCAGAAAATCCAAATCATGACACCTCTGTCGTTCAAGAGCATGATTCACCTGCTCTGCTTCCATCATCTGACCCTGTCTCTGGTTTTTCTGCTGAGCTTAATGACAATCCCAGCATCATCAACCTTCAAGACATTGTCACAGAAAG TGTTTCAGAGGATGAATCTGATGAAGCTGCACCTGATGTTGTTGAATCTGAGCTGCCTCCTGCTGactgtgaagaagaaaaaaatccgtTTGAGAATGACAG CAGTCCGCCGATTGTTCTGGAGAACACTTCCAATGTTCACACTGCAGGTACTAAAACCCACACTGACCCTCCTCTGACTCCTTCAGTCGGAGACAGCACGCAGCCTCTGGAAGTCAACACATCACATGTGGTGAGCGAGCAG GACCTGAGCTCCCCTGTCACCACAGAAACGGATCCCAGTGTGAGCAGCAAGGACCCCGAGGACATCCCCACTTTTGATGAGTGGAAGAGAAAGAtgatggaggtggagaaagagaaga cCCTGTCTACTCACCCCTCTAACAATGTTGGTTCTCAGACACTGAAGAAGGCCCAGAAGAACTTTAATAACTATGCCTCAGTGGAATGTGGAGCCAAGCTCCTTGGTGCTAACCCAGAAGCTAAG AGTACTTCAGCGATATTGAAGGAAAACATGGACTTGTACATGTTAAACCCCTGTAGTAACAAGATCTG GTTCATCATTGAGCTCTGTGAGCCCATCCAGGTGAAGCAGCTGGACATCGCAAACTTTGAACTCTTTTCCTCTACTCCCAAAGACTTCCTGGTCTCCATTAGTGATAG ATACCCAACAAATAAGTGGTTAAAACTGGGAACCTTTCACGCCAGGGATGAGCGCACAGTCCAGAGCTTCCCATTAGATGAGCATCTCTATGCTAAATATGTGAAG GTAGAGTTGGTCTCTCACTTTGGCTCTGAACATTTCTGTCCCCTCAGTCTCATAAG GGTGTTTGGGACGAGCATGGTAGAAGAATACGAGGAGATAGCTGATCCCACAGAAAGACCAGACGATCAGGATGATGACCTCG ATTACCCATCTGGATACGCATCCGGTGAAGTTAAGTTATCCAAGAATCTGATTGGATCAGCAAAAG ATGTCATTCTGAACATGGTCAATAACATTGCTGTCAATGTTCTCGGTGGAGGACCAGAGATGCAAG TCAATATATCATCCCAGGACGGGAACATGACTGAGCCGTCAGCCCAGATTGAAACCACTTCTGAAACTGCCTCTACAGATCCTACTTCAGT TCCAGACTCTAAAGAGGCAGTTATTTTACCAGACCCCGGTATCTCTGAAACTGGAGCCCCTTCGTCAGAGACCCCTGAGCCAGAGACATCTGATACTGAAACCGGCCAACAAGAGCCCCCACTAGTGGAGGAAACAATTATTATACCTTTagagaaagatgaagaagaacataTCAGCTCTTCAATCATCCTTctggaaaaggaggaagaggacttggatggaggaaaagaaaaacacatggacAATCACAAGCGACAAGATAATCAGATTTACTGCGCACTACTTCCtccattttcttcttcatgCTCTTGCACAAGTTCCTTACAGGAATACCTCCTTTGGCAGTGTTCAGCTCTGCTGTCCAAAAAGAGGAAATGCCAAACAACGGATAGAAAGCAAAGGATTCCTTCTACAACACCCTCCTGGCACCTACCCCTGTCCCCTACTGCCTGCCCTGAGCCTCAGCTGCACCACACAGAGGTACATCAGCTCCATAAAAAGGAACATGCTTCAGTGCAGGAGCCAGAGAGCAGAGCCAGCCCATCAGCAGCCCCTCAGCCTCAGGGGGACACAATAGAATCTCATAAAGAGCCTGTGTCTGAACCTCCTTTGCTGGAACCCAGTCAAACGTCGAGCCTCCCCAAACCCAGTGCCACCGATTCATCTGCCACCAAACCGACTCCTATTGTGGAGACACCACAGCCGCCTCCTGAGGAAACGGTGGTGGAGCAAAGGCCAGAAAAGAGCCTGGATGTATTCGCTGCAGACTACACTGAGCCATCAGTCCCTCTCAGTAGCGCCATCTATGTGAAGCCCAGTGTCAGTGCAACAGTGGACAATGTCTCAGTGGAGCCAACTGAGGAAAAGCCTGATGTTGATGTTTCTGAGTTGGAATTAAATACCCCTGTCCAAATCCCAGACAAAACAGATCATCCTCAGTTGATACCTCCTACCACCTCCGTTCATTTAGAACATCAGCCTGACCCACCAACTGTACCTCAAATTACCACCACATCCACAGAGCCGCCCCACCCTGCTCCAGACCCTGTCACAGAACTTGAGCCCTCTGGTGGCCCTGCAGTCATCACTGAGAATAAAATGGAGGATCTCACAGACGACATCTCTACATCATCAGGTGGTAACCTGCCTCATCCCTCACCTGCCTCACCATCCCTCTCGGACATCTATGCAGAGACGTCAAATGACCCAGAGCAGAACAGCAACCTGATGCACGGCTCCAGCCAGAAGGAGTCTGTGTTCATGAGACTCAACAACCGCATCAAGGCCCTGGAGATGAATATGTCGCTCAGCGGACGCTACCTGGAGCAGCTAAGTCAGAG GTATCGTAAGCAGATGGAGGAGATGCAGAAAGCTTTCAACAAAACCATCATAAAACTCCAGAACACCTCAAGAATAGCAGAAGAACAG GACCTGCGTCAGACTGAGTCCATTCAGTTGCTGCAGGGCCAGCTGGAGAATGTGACTCAGCTGGTTCTCAACCTGTCCGACAGAGTGAGCCAGCTGCACAATGAG GTGTCTGACAGGCAGAACTACCTGCTGCTGTCTctggcgctgtgtgtgtgtctcggccTGTTGCTGTGTGCAAACATCTGCCGCATCTCTACGATTCCACCATTCACAGAACCAGAGCCTCCCATACCCAAGAGCTACACCTACTGCTGCCCTGAAAG ACAGTTCTCCTCCTGTGATGAGACGGGCTTGAAGAGGAGAGCATCCTATCCATTGATACACTCTGAGTCATTCCAGTTAGACTCTACTGAAG GCCCTGAGATGCTAAACGCCGAGGAGACACTTTGTCAAGCTAACAGAAAG AGGAGACGTCGTAAGATGAAGCCCGTTGAAGAAGTGGAGACTCTGAAACCCTCCATCCATGCTGCTTCAGAACTGAGTAATGGAGCTGTTTTGTGTAACGGTGTGCCGATCACAACAAACCCCAAACCGTTTACAAAAAGATTCCTCCAGCCTCTCTTTAGAGACTCATTGTCAGAGGGGAGCTCAGAGGGATCCTCACATTCAGACGACCCTTCCTTCTGTGGCATCACCACAGCCTGCTCTCGAATCTGCGACGGCCTCCCTCAGCCCAAGACCCGAGCAGAGAAACGGGCATTGAGACGCCGGCGTCCCAAGCCCGGCTGCAAGGTGGTGGACTTGCTTCAAGTCccacagagagacaggagggaACCGTTGCCCATCTCTACCATAGAGGACCTCATGAACAGGAAAACAGAGCAAAGCTCTGGGACGTTTGGAGTGAACGTTGCCCTCTCAGGTCCTGTctga